From the genome of Numenius arquata chromosome 9, bNumArq3.hap1.1, whole genome shotgun sequence:
TCAGGGGCTGAAGGGCAGCCAGGCAGCGGATGGAGCTACACCAGCACCAAAGCCTCTCCGTGCCACGGGGCTGGTAATGAAACGTCCCTGCCACAATGGGGACTTGTGGAGCAAACCGGACAACGACCTGCCCTTCGGCAAGATTCTGGGAGGCGCCCAGTCCCCAGGAGATGCCACCAGCTCACCTGGTAGGCATGATCAGCCTGGATGTGCCAGAAGGAGCTCGGGGCAGACTGGCTCAGGGCACTGCTGGCCAGGGCGGGCTCCAGTGCCGGCTGCTCCACCAGAAGTGCCTCCGGCTTGGCCAGGGCTTGCTGGATGATGATGGGAGCAGAGGCAGACGTGGGGCTGGCAGCGGCAGCCGCCTCCAGCGCCGGCTCTTCCTTCACCTGCACTTCAGTGTAGTAGAAATCCTCCTCCCGCTTCCGCTGGTCAGAGTCCGCGCTGTCCCTGCCAGGAAGAAAAGGGGGATAGTGGTGAAAAGGCAGTCCCGTTTCCACCCCAGGGAAAGTGAGTGTCCCCCGAGTTCCCTGCAGGAGAGTGATCTTGCCCTCTTGCTTCACTCCCAGGCTCCAAAGCATCACGTCGGCTGCAATCAGCAACAGCCaactgcctctgcagcagcacttcaCGCTTCTAAGGAAGATCAATACCTCTTCCAGGGCCTTTAAAAGCACTGGCACAttgactgggcaccactgaaaatccCCTGCTCGTTTCTAATCGACTTCGTTTAGCACAGCTGCCACTGAAGGCCTGCAGTTCACCCAGCAGGAAACAGCCcctgatgtctttttttattattttcccagtGCATTTATCTGGCACTGGATGGCAGTCCAGCGCTGCCCACTGCACCACGGCCCTTCTGTCCTTGCCTTTCCCAGAGCGTTCATGTTTGCAAGcgaggaggagaaaaacacatACCGGAAAATAgggacaaaagcaagaaaacaaatgagGTTGGGGTGAGAAATGCAATGGGGCCACAGGAGGAGAGCACAGCAAAGCCGATCCACACACCCACACCACTTTGTATTTTGGGGGGAATTCACAGGAGATCAGGactccaaagcaaagcaaactgccAAAGGGATGGCTGCCACCGGACTGGCACACGGGTACTCATGCCATCCCTGagagctgagctggggctggccaCTGCCACAGCAGGCACGGCTTCCAGGCTGCCAGCCCTTGAGAAAGCTGGTGCTtttctgcctctgcccagggctcACGTGTAGCTTGAGCTCCCCTGATGCAAAACACCACCCGAGCTGGGCAGAACAGAAGCTCAAAGGGGGCTCCCGTGACTCCCAGAAAGCCCTGGGCTCCCTGAAGGCAGGGACACTACAACAGTGGCTTCGGTGACATAGACTGCTTGGCTGAGAACTGCCAAGCTCAGGGCACAGAGGCCAGTATCTTTGATACTGGGGATATTCGCTGCAGGAATTATGAATTATGCAGTGGGAGAGCGTGCAGCTTCGGTGGTCAGGAAGGAATTGAGGAGGTGAAATCTTCCATCTTACCCGAGGTGTTGGGTCTTAACGTGCCGCTTGATGCCAACGATGGAGCGCAGGACCTTGCCACAGCTCGGCCACAGGCACTTGTACATCACCTTCACCGAGTTCTGGAGGAAAGATGGCCCATGTCACCCTCTGCCTGGTGGCAGCATCCCCTCCACAGGACGCTGGCTCAGCCTGAGCTACCCCACCAGCACTGggacccccctcccagcccatgcAGCACTACCTTTCTCTTGCGTGGAGCGGGTTCATCGAGGAGAAAGGGGTCGGAGTCAGTCTCGAAGCCGTCGTCCACTTGGGGGGAGCTCAGGGAGTACTTGGGGCTGCccgcggggtggggtggggaaggggtggaGATGTCGCTGCCCCCGCTCCAGTGCCcgctggtggtgctgctgccacTGTCCGAGACGTCGCCGCTCTCCTTCCAGGGATCACACGCCACCCGTGAGGCTGTGGGGAGAGGACACACACTGTCACCCTCAGCTCAGGGCCAACCAAACCCCCCAAGGGCAGAGACCAGCCCTGAGCATGAACAACCCGCGACAACAGTTtgtctctatttatttatttttttaaaaaaaattggcaagGTGAAGCCTTTGCACCTTTGCTCAGTGCCAGCTCCCAATTATTGGTCATTTTATCCCTTCCCTCCGCCCCCATCCTCCTTGGCATCAGTGCAGTCCCGTGGGCACAGCCGGCACACGGCGAGCAGCCAGCACCAGGGCACGCACATTTCCCACGGCTCTGCGCGGCTATTTTTATCCCTCTGGCTGCATTTGACTCCTCGGGAATTAAATTGCCTCTAAAAAAAGGAGCGACCGGGCGGTGCCCCCAAGCCTGGGACTCCTGCGCGGGGCTCCCCAGCCCCCGGGGACGGCTGTAGAGAGTAGGGTTACCCCCATGGTGCTGCCAGGGGTGTCCTGACTTGCTcgcccccacccagcacccatgggcTCCACTGCGACCCTGGTGCCACTCCCcggccacctccagcccagcacGATCCCTGTCCTGGCAGCTATTTGGCACCCAGCAAAGCACCTCTGCCGCAAGCAAGAGCCCGGGCACTGAGATCCGAAGGACACAGCACATTTATCTGCATCTCCTTTCGTTTCAAgatgtttttttaacaaatatctatgtatattttaaatgcaCACTCACGGTGGATGCCGCTCTCGCCGGCGGGAGGGCTCTGCACGACGGGGCTGCAGGAGAGGCTCGTCAGCACCATGGCTGCCACCATCTCGTCCATCTCCACAGCGGCGTCAGCTTTCCTGCACCGCGAGGGGGAGAGATGTGAAACACgtggaggaaaaagcagagaaagagccCGGGTACAACCAGGGGAGTCACCAGGCACCCAAAGGGCAGCATAAACTGTAGCAGCTGCACAGGTTCCccctcaccccttccctccatAGACTCTCAGTCATTTTTAAGTCATTGGGAAGGATGTTCTCTCCccatttggagggaaaaaaattaaaaatcccctTAATCCTAAATTTAACTATCCTCCAGATAATCCCGTGCTGGGAAGGCGGATATATCCCCAGCATCACCGCCCTTTTCAATTGGTGTAAAACCAAGTGTGAGTGCTGCCGGAGCTGCCAACACCCCTTCTCCCCACGGAATGAGATACCACTAGCCAAAGGCACAAACCTCTTGGGTACATCGATATTGCTGGATACGGATCTCTGCAGCacctcagcagggctgggaccACCGGCTGCAGGCAGGGCGGGGGGCTGGAGCGCGGCCGGCCGCACGTCCTGCATCCTCCAGCACGCCTGCAAGCCCTGCTCCGGCAGCAGCACCTTCACCTTGTCACTCAGCGGGTTGTGCTGCTCCACGAGGCCGGCACACTCCTGCCCGTTGTAGgtgacaaggacctgaaaacggCACAAGGGGTGTTTGTCAGTGCCACTCGCAACCCCACTGCTCTCTGGGGATGTCCTGTTGCAGCACAAGTATGCCTTCACCCACCACAGAacccccctgcctcctccccgaGCAGAAGGGGCCACAGGGGACTTTAGGAAAAAGGCAGAGCCTGTCCTGAAGGGCTTGGACTTCAGACTGCTGTCACAGCAAACCAGAGGGGTGGCCAGGGTTCATCCCAACCCCACCACCAAGGGATCTGCTCTTCCCAGGCACAAGCTCCCTGAAGCCAGCAATCCCAACTTGAGAGATTTTCTGAACTGATATCAGCTGCCTCTGAGTATCGTGACTTTGGGTGGACTTTTCTCCAATGAATTTGTCTGCTTTGGCTTTATTCTCACACCCTCCTGCTGCAAGGGCTCCCACAATTATTACACATCCTGGCAAAGTACACAGATTAAAGGATTAAAGCCGGAGAGGGATGGGGGAACAGAGGTTTCTTTGGTGAAATGATCCTGCCTGAATTCACACCTTGGCTCCTCCAGGCATGAGAAGGAGATGTGTAAACCTCACCACCTCCTTCAGAGTCCCAAACTCCTCCTGATGGGCAGTTTTCCACCACTACCACACATGAGCCAACTTCTGTTAATGGAAATGTATCTGTGTCAAAAGACGCTACATGTGTCTCTGGCTATTTATAGGAACAGGAACATCTCTTTATGGAAGCACCACGGGTGTCACACCAGGAAACCGATACGGGATGGACACACGCACACCCATATCCTGAGCGGGGAGAAGCCTGTGAGACCATCTCAGGTAGGACCTTGGGCAGAAACACTGGAGTAGAAAAAGACACCTTTGCCAGGTCAAGGGTTCAGTGCAAGAATCAGGACACAGAAGACCCTGATCCTGCCTTCTGAAAACAAGGAGTAAGGTCTCCCCGTAAACCACATGGGCTGTCCCCAAGCCTGCACCCAGCATGAGGAGCCAACATCTCCTTCAGCTTTGCAGAGCCACCGGCACAAGTCCTGGCTGTCGCTGGGAGGTGAAGGCACCTCTCATCACTATTTTTATGCTGTTCCCAGCAGCAAAGGAAGCAAGTAGAAGCATCCACAGTGGAGCACGTAGGAGAAAACAACTCTCCCTGTCCTGTGGTTAATAAACACGGGGCAGGAGGAGCCAGAAAACTGAACAGGGGCCTTATTTACACTCCATTTCACAAGCTCTGCCCAGAAGAAGTTTCACAGTTCTGCAGGTAACAGCCAAGAAACGGGCTCTACGTCAGCAGCTCACAGCTCTCCTCAGACAGTGCTTCTCGGCCAGGCATTAGTGGGAACCGTTCCGGTGGGCTCAAGAACAAGCACTGTTCCCTGCTCCAGGCAGCATCTCAGCCAAGTCATGGCCCTCCTAACCATCAGGAGCCCGGGGCACAAGGAATGGTGGGGTCCAGGAGGACTAGATGTCCGTTCTGGATGAGCCATCCCACCTCACTCTTCCCTAAGAGCTTCTTCACCACGTATGTCTGCACCATCGACCCTCAACCCCGCAGCAAAAAGGTGCCGCAGACTGAGCCATAAGGCTCACCACCACTGTGGCTAAGCTGAGGGACCCCTTGCCACTTGCCTTCAGATGTTAACATGGGTTATGGGGAAAGAGGGTAACTTCATGGAAGAGAAGTCCACTGGGAGTCACTAAATATATAGAAACCATCTACCTTGGCCTCAGATAGTTGGAGAAGTGTCAGGTCTTCTTACCCTCTTCTCTAGAGGCACGCTTTTGGCTAGGACTGGAGACATCTCCTGGAGGAGATGGATCTCTGCTTGAGCTGGTATGGTCCAAATCCATCAGGCACAGCCAAGTGCACTAATGCCAACACCCATTAATGACTCTTGTAATTACAGATTCTCACTGCAGCTTACATTAGGAGAGCCCCAGGAGTTTTCTCCCCCACCGGAGCACATCCCACCAGCCAAGGACACCAAGAGCCTCCTTACGTACTTGTTGCCCAgcgcagagctgctggcagccagggctggggaaccTGGGTGCCTGGCTGCTCTCTTCCACTGATGGCACACAGGATCCGTCCTCTCGCAGCGCCACGTGGGCAGATGGCTGGCTGAGGTCAGTCTGCAAGCCGGGGatctgggtggccaccagcaccccctcGGCCAAGGTGCTGGGGGCAGAGACGCGGGTGCCAAGCAGGGAGCGCTTCCCAAGGCGCCTGGACAGCACGCTAGCCATCTCGGACACGCTGCAGAAGAGAAAGACACAGGGACGTTACCTTCAGTGCGGGACTGTGACGTTCAACCAGTGtcttcccaccaccaccctgggagCCAAGAAAGCAGCTCTCCACAGCTCCAGCATCCCCACGTGCTTGCTCAGGGGTTCAGCCGCAGGTGCTGAGACATCTCGGGGACATGAGGACAGTGGCATGCCTGAGcaaccccctgccctgcagctctTTACCATCATTTTTAaacctctctggaaaaaaaaaagggatcagcCAGCCCAAAGGAAACCCCTCAGACACTGTCGGGACAACCCTCGGAGCCCACATCCCCCCCGCCTCAAGCTGCCCCCGGCGCACGCTCCCGAGGCCGCTGTGGCTATTCCCGCCTGTCACGCTGAAGCCCGCCGTCGGTGCTCTTCAACCTTGACCTCTAGACTTGGGTCCATGCCCAGGACAGTCCTGCAACTCCCTTGCCCGCGCCCCAGCAGGGGAGGAAAGCTCTCCGGCAGCACAAGCTGGCGCTCCTCCTCAGCCTGCACACCGGTGCTCCCCTTTTCGGGAGCTCTCACGCTTTGGGGAGATGTTTCTCCAAGCTCACAGCTCATGCCCAGCACTGCCAGACTCAGTCTTGCAACAGAACAGGAAcatcctcctgctctgctttgttaaaaaaggaaatttggtGCATTTTTATCCTGAACTGTTTCTCTATAACTATCTTTAACCAGGTTTTGCCCTAAAATAGCTTCCTTTTCCTCTGACATAGGTTTTCCTCTATTTGGTGTGATTCTGCTAGCAAGCCTACCCAGAGAGCAGCTTGCCTGGCTTGTTTGCTCGTGTTTgcagattttattgctgttttaaaagaaacaagtgtTTACATGTTTCCTTAAAAGCAAAGGACACCCAGGCACAGGGACAGACGATGCACACAGCCCCAATAAATCTGACAGCTCCAGCAGAATTTGctgtcctcctccatcccaaCCTCCTCCCAGAGTCTCCTCTGCTGCAACACCCTCCCCAAGGAGCGCGGGAAGCGAGGACGCACACCGTGGTGAGGGCAAAAGGTGACAATGCCTGGGgttcaggaggagggagaggaggcaagAGGCTCGGTGCAGCCCTGTGTTTTGGGGTGCACCAAAAAAGCCACGTGCTTTTGCACCACCACCAAACCTGTCACCTTTGCCACCCTGCCTGGGCTTGTCAGCGAGCGTCACCCAGCCAGCTGGGTGTTTGTCAGGTGTCTGGGTTGGAGCGTAACCTGGGCCATGGAAAGTCCAAGTCCGAGGAGCTGCTGCTTGTGCAAGAGGGAGGATTAACCCCAAGCTGCCAGGCACTTGCGCCCAGATCCTCCCCTCCTCACACAGGGTCACTGCAAGAGATGCTCAGTTCCCCACCATGAAGCGGCGGCACTTTTAACGGCACATCAAATATAATTCTTTTTGACATCTGTCTTAGTGTGCAAAGCGGCGCTGCGTTATCTCAGATGAGAAAAGTTtcctgaggaagggaaggggagctcGCCCCTCCTCTCAACCTCCGACCGCTCCGGGAAGAGTTACTCCAAACCACGTCCCACTTCAAAGGACGTCCAAGATTTACAAGCGGTTTTATGAATAACCGAATGCACTCAGCTTACTCTGTCCTCCCCCAAAATTCAGCCGTTCCCGAGTAGAAGATTAACAGCTACTTCAGAGCCATAAAGAATTGAGCAGGAAGAGTGGGATAGGATGCAAAACGGATAGAGGCGTGCCAGGGAGAGCACCTCACGCCAGGGCTGCCTGTCCCACAGCACACGGGGACTTCGTTGCGGTTGCCACCTCCCCTTTGGAGCTGGATCAAAGAGGCCGTGTCGGCTGAccgagcagagctgctccccggCTTCCATCTCATCTCACCCTACCCAAGGAATACACCAGACTTTGCAGCGTATGGGCATCACCAGGGGAGGCTCCAGAGCCCGCTCTGTCTGATAATGTCTTTTTTCCACAGTGTAACATGTTTTCTGATGAGCCCAAGTGACCCTgccaagcagctctgctcccaaaTCTCCTGTACACCCATACATGTCTTTCTCATCCAAAAGAAGACCAAAAGAGCTGGGGGGGGCAGACACGGCGGTTTGCCTCAAATCCCAGAGCAAAGCTGCAGCAAAGCCCCTCCACCTCACCGCAGGAATTAACCACCAGACCACGTTTCCTCCCGCGTCACCTTAAAACCTCACTCTCTGACATCCCAAGGCGCCGGGGTTTGAGAACTGCCCTTCCAAGGGCTCAGGGAGTCGATGCAGCATCGTCAGTGCCGCCACCACATAGAAAACGGTGCCGAATCTCCACCAGCCTCCCCAAGGGTCGGCACATGCCGGTTTCAAGGCAGCGCTTGGCCGGTGGCCAGGTGCGGGGAGGGCAGCGCCGAAGGTGGAAGGCTGCTTCTCATTTCCTTTGGGGTTTCGTTtcaccttccctttccttccccctccagtccagggaggggagtgggaaggcGAAAGAGGAGCGCTTGCAAGCAGGGGAAGGAAAACCCTCCCAAAAGCCGGTTTTCAGAGCCACATCTGCTTCCAGCAGACCTTCCAATGCCGGATCCCATTTCGGCGCTCAGCCCATAGCCAAAGGTGACATGCCAACACCGAAAAATCCTTCCCCCGCCGTGccccaaaacacaaagcaaagaagAGGAGCAAGAGCTGGGAGGGCGTCAGCGGTGCAGGCGGAGCCGGGAGGCCACGCTGCCGCCGCGAGCCCTCCCAGCTGTTAGCAATCACGCGCCGCAGGGGTCAGAGCCGGCACAGATCCCAAATTATTTCTTGCTTCAATGCCGGGCGTGTATTTTGGACAGTGTTTTTCCAGCTCTCGCTGGGGAAAAATGTCAGCCCTTGCGCCTACCGGCGTTGCCACTGCTGCCGGCAGAGCAAAGCCTGGCTGGAGATTTGGGAAAGTAGGCGCCTCGTTTAGCAAATGAGGAACGCTTCGTTTAGCAAGTGGAGAAGGTCGGGGGGCCACGGCAAAGTGGGGCGCATGCCCCAGTGCTCACCCCAGCTGCTGTTTGTCTGGGGTTTGCCGGGAGACAGGCAGCTCCTACGCCCATGGTGCTGTGCAAACCAGGACCACCggcacacatcccctccccagagAATGTGCAATTACCGCACACCccattttttcccactttttttttttttaaaggaataaatgatGGTAGGTTCCCTCAAATCCAGTCTAACTGCTGCCACAGACCACCATGCCACGGATCAGCAACCCAGACCACTAATTCCACCCTATAAGAGCCCCTAAACGCTGTAATAACCGATAGTAAGCCCCAGTTTTTCATCTTGTCTCCCAGCCTGCGGTTTCCAAAATGCCCCTTCTCATCTCAAAACATCCTGAAGTCCTTTACAAACTGCACTCCAGCCCCGTGCCCATTGGCACATGTGACTGGGAAACAAGATATCTGCACGGAGTGGTTTGCAAAGTTTgggcctttattaaaaaaaaaaaaaaaaaaagcaacaaggttCTACTGACCCCGAGATGGAGCCAAAAACCCACCCGCGACCTAACCCTCACAGGCTATAATACAAAACAGGCGCCTTCCCGAAGGGTTTCCTCCTAATCCCGCCTCGGTGCTCGTCGCTCGGGGTCCACCCACAGACGTGCCTCCGCGGGTCCGCACCGTATCCCCGCCAGCAGCGTCGGGAAGGGCTCCCCAATCCTCACCCCACCATTTCACATTTGCCACTGCTGGGCAATTCTGGAGGGAAGCGCTTTTGGGAGAACACCCGCCTGCCTAAAAACCACCTTTTCCGGCGCAGGCAGGAATGCCGGCGGCAGGCAGAGCGACTTCCCCGGGCATCGGCGGGCCAGTGCGTGCCGGCGGCGAGGGCAGCCAGGAAGGAAAGGGCGGGAGTTTGCTGCTTTCTGGGAGCGGTGCCGGCGGAGCGTGACTTGAAGCCGTCGCACGGGCACCGAGAGACGGCGTGCAGCAGGAGACAGGGCAGGCATGGCACGCATGTGTGCACGTACatgcgtgtgcatgtgtgcgtgCATACATGCATGTGCGGGGGCCCGCGGCCGTGCGGGACACGTGGGGAAGATGGCAGGGCcggaggcaggggaggaggaggcgtgTGCCCGGGCCTGCCGCGGAGGGCGGCACCGGGGAGGGCACGTGTGCGCGGGGCGGGGGACATGCACggggagggacacacacacacacacgcaccggggGCAAGCCGGGGGGCGGGGCatgtactgggggggggggggcatgtacCGGGCACAGGCCCCGGTTGGGCGGGACATCCACGGGAAGGCGGGGGGGAGACTTGGAACGGGGGATGGTGGAGGGGGCATGCATGCACCGGGCAGGCCGGGGGCGTGGCACCGGGTAGGGGGAATGCACCGGGGGGGTGCGTGCACCGGGCAAGGGGGGGCGTGTACATGCACcgggcggtgtgtgtgtgtgtgtgagacgacAGAGGGGCACGGACACAGACACCGAGCAGGGCTGTGCATGTACCGGGCAGGCCCCCCGGGCGGGGGAGCCTGCAGCGGGCAGGACCCGGGGGAGGGGGTGCGCGCACCGGAGGACCCGGAGGGAAGCGGAGGCGGGGTagggggcagagaggagggggTCGCACGGCGGGGGAGCGGGCCCGGCGCGGCTCGGCGCTTACCTCCGGCGCGGCTCCCGCCTtccccgccctcctcctcctcctcctcccccgccgcAGCTTGTTTTGAAatccccgtccccgccgcggccGGCTCACGTACGCGGCGGCCCCGGGCTGGAGCcccgccgggcggggcggggaggagccggggccgggggaggcgcgGCCCGGCCGGGCGGGAACCACCGCTCCCGCgcgcgctttttttttttttttaatcgttattattatttttttgttgtttttttccttttctccccccttttcctcccccccgACGAtactgggcagggaggggggaaggaaaggaggccgggcggcgggaggggggggggagatccCCGGCGCCGCCACCACCCCGCTACTCACAGCGTCCGTAGAGCCCCGCTCCGCGCCTCGCCGCCGGCCGGGTTAAAGCTCCCGGGGCCGGGCTGGTGTAAACAACCTCCCCACAtgctcagccccttcctgcgtATTGGCTCCGCGGCTCCCTTTAAATGCACGCCCCCGCCgccgagccccggccccgccgctcccgccgccccggcccggcccgggggatGCCGGCtctccccgcccgccgcgggggtggggggtggggggggggggcatccctCCGGCTCTCTCCTCCGAGCCTCTCGGTTTGCCTTTAACCCTACCGATaatttctcagtttaaaaataaataaataaataaataaatacaaaatttaaaaaaaaaaaatgtgatgtgcATTTTTACCACCAACTAACATCTACAAGGCAGCCGGGGTTTTGCTACCCGAGGTAAAttgttggggttggaaggggctaTCGTCCACTCGGTGTATACAAAACCCGCCTTGTCTGTGTGAGGACTCGAGTATTTCTCAACAACGTACATATATAGATAGgcgtatttttttttgtttgtttttatccaGTAAAAATAAGGTACCTTCTCCAAAGCACCCAAACAGGAGCCAAAATCTTCTATTTCCAGCAACTCTCCTAAATTGCCGCCTCAGACTTGGATTTCTGAGTCACCTCCGTACCTGTTGGCACGAAAAGCGAGTTATTAGGTATGCAGATGAgggcaggtgcctacgaaacccctCGCTCCCCCATCTCACGCACCTCAGGGTCAggaggcagctctgctccctgcagacGTGCTGCTGCTACACGCCAGCGGAGACATTGCGAAGCAGCCGGGACCGGGGCCAGGAAGGCACCACACACCCCACCAGCCTTGGCAGAGGCCTCCAGGGTCGCCACTGCTCCGGGCATGGGTGTCAGGAGGTGCTGGCTAGGGGAGAGGAGTGGGGCTGGCCACAGGCAGGACCCCCATGGACAGTGGGGGCCGGCTgctctgggggaaggagctggtgaGTGGCTCCTCAGCCCTGTTCCTCAGATGGAGGCGACGCCAACCACGTTCCCCTGGCCTTGCAAGCAGCCATGGCTGCCCCTCATCGCCCCATGGGCACCCCTCACCTCTCATGGCTGCCTCTCatctccccatggccacccctcGGCCCTTGTGGCTGCCCCTCATCTCCATCCAAGGTGGCCTCTCACACTACATGGCTGATGGCCCTCACTCCTCATCTCCTGCCATGGTGGCTCCTTGCACCCCATGGCCATCACATCTCAACCCTCACGGCCACCCCTCATCGCCATCCAAGGTGGCCTCTCACACTGCATGGCTGCTGCCCTTCACCTTTCATGGCCATCCCTCATCTCCTGCCATGGCGGCCCCTTACACCCCATGGCCATCACATCTCAACCTTCATGGCCACCCCTCATCTCTCCATGGCCACCCTTTGTCGCTCCTCATGGCAGCTGCCCCATACAGCCACCCCTCTTCTACCCCCACAGTGGCTCGTTATACCCCATAGCCATTGCGCCTCACCCCTCGTGGCTGCCATTCGTTTCCCCTCATGATCTCCACTCATGGTCACCCCTCACATCCCATGGCCGCCCCTTATCATCTCCTCTGGTGGTCACCCCTCACATCCCATGGctgcccctcatcatcttcaatCATGGTCACCCCTCACATCCTATGGCTGCCCCTCATGACTGCCCCTTCGTGATGACCCCTCATGGCCACCTCTCACTCCCCACAGCCACTGTCATATCCCCTCACCACCTCCCCTCATGGCCGTCCCTCATGATCTCCACCCACGGCTGCCCCCCACTCCCCACGGGCCACCCCTCATCTTCCCTTCACGATGTCCCCTCATGACTGCTCCTCACATCCCACGGcggccccccatctccccccatggccgcccctccctccccatggccgcccctccctctccctctccgtctcCCCCCCGCCCACTGCCGTCCCTGACgcacccccctcccctgccgccCCCCGGCGCTGGCGGGAACGGCGCGTGCCCTctccgcccccccgcccgccctgaCTACGTGCAGTTCCCCACGTGGcggccgcgcgcgccccccgGCCAGGGAACAGCCCGCCCGGCACGTTCGCGCCCCCGTCCGCGAGCCGGGGGAAGACgggaggggccgggggaggggggggggaggcgccgCCAATCGGCGGGCGGCAGGCCAGCCGGAAGGGACCAATGACGGGAGGCGGCACCGCCCGGCGGCCAATAGCGAGACGGGCCGCGGGGGTGGCCCCGCCCCCCTCGGCGCCTCTAGCGGCGCTGCGGCCGAGCGCGGCGCCAGCTCGGagcggccgcggcgggcgggccggcgggagGGCAGCGGCTCCCGCCTTCCTTCGGCCGGCGGCCCCGGCGCCCGCCCTTCGTCCCCCGTCCAGTGGGAGGGGTGCGAAAGAGCTGGCCCTTTTCCCAGCAGCCGGAGGGGGTTGTGGCTCGGCCGGTCAGCCAGGCACAGCGCCtcagcgcggggcgggggggtgtgtagGCCTCACTTGTGCCTTGTCCAGCGCCGGGGAGTGTCTCCTGTGAGGGAAACACCGCTTGGAGCCGCGTCCGTGAGGAGCCGCGAGGGGCCGGCGTGCCTCTCCCGCCTTCCCCTCCGCGTTGGAGGGGTGTGAGCTCCCTCTGAGGGCGGGGGCAGCGCTGCCCTCCCTCACGGCCTGGCCACAGCCCGGGGGTGGCACCGGCCGCTCC
Proteins encoded in this window:
- the ZNF395 gene encoding zinc finger protein 395, with the protein product MASVLSRRLGKRSLLGTRVSAPSTLAEGVLVATQIPGLQTDLSQPSAHVALREDGSCCLFLSPPERFPLMPGREVLVTYNGQECAGLVEQHNPLSDKVKVLLPEQGLQACWRMQDVRPAALQPPALPAAGGPSPAEVLQRSVSSNIDVPKRKADAAVEMDEMVAAMVLTSLSCSPVVQSPPAGESGIHPSRVACDPWKESGDVSDSGSSTTSGHWSGGSDISTPSPPHPAGSPKYSLSSPQVDDGFETDSDPFLLDEPAPRKRKNSVKVMYKCLWPSCGKVLRSIVGIKRHVKTQHLGDSADSDQRKREEDFYYTEVQVKEEPALEAAAAASPTSASAPIIIQQALAKPEALLVEQPALEPALASSALSQSAPSSFWHIQADHAYQALPSIQIPVSPHIFTSISWATATSTLPSLSPVRSRSLSFSEPQPPTPMLKSHLIVASPPRVSIGTRKVRGEAKKCRKVYGIEHRDQWCTACRWKKACQRFLD